Within the Medicago truncatula cultivar Jemalong A17 chromosome 4, MtrunA17r5.0-ANR, whole genome shotgun sequence genome, the region AGAACCTCTTTTTTTCCTCTTATTATATGCATTATTATGGGAAAGGTGTTTAATGATATATTATAATGTACAAAATTGTTACGTCCAGGGTTAACCGATATGAATGATGTGCTTCCTATCTACATTGGAGATGATAAAACAGATGAAGACGCATTCAAGGTATTGGATTTAATTAGTCTAGaataacattttctattttctctttAATCCGCAGACAGATTATAATTCTAAAATTTTTGAATGTATTTAGGTGCTGCGGGAGAGCAATCGAGGTTGTGGAATATTGGTTTCATCAGTGAGAAAAGATAGCAATGCTTTATACTCTCTCCGAGACACCTCTGAGGTTTAAATCCCAATACTCtttgcatgtttttttcttttcttttttctagaGTGCGTTCTTAGCATCTTTCTATATAGTTTATCATATGCGGTTCTTTTAAGTATGAACTAAGCAAGATTATAATTACGAATTATAATTATATACGTGTAGGTTATGAGATTTCTCCAACGTTTGGTGAATTGGAAGAGGAAGCAAGAAAGAAAGCATGGGAAGAAATGAACTTTATATGATTGCTATATATTGTTCACATTGGTTGTAATTGATGATTTCCTCCGGTTTCATTTCTTCTTATAAGTTTTTTTAGCGACTTTTTAGTAAGTTATTATGAATGGGAATTGGGAGCAATTGGATTCTGTAGAATTTTGGGATATTGTCCTACATATCATGATATTATTGCCATCTTATGCCTTGTTCTaatgggttaaatatatttattttggattgaATGGATTGGATTATACCAGTTGTTCTAATGGTTGTTCtctatgtttttcttcttttctaaacatgttttaaaaataaatttaccgAACATAACATGCTCTATTGTTAACGAGTATctccggggcactctttaagcaccCAAAGTGCTAAGTTTTTATGagagtttatatatttattgcattgaaaattgaagtttttacttttttttaaagaatatttttcttcataaggaATGCTTCAAGAGTGCCccggggcactcgttaacaagacccaattttattttacaaaatagttttcaaaaataaaacataaccaaacaCTTGTcatacgtaacaaaaaaacaaaaaaaaaaacacttgtcATAGTATAAGatttaaatcatttatgttaGCTCTTTATTTGAGTTCGTTAATGTGACCAACATGACATTACATGTTGCTGATTAGGTATTTGGTGTTATCTATGTGACGTTTCTTGTTGGATTAGTGTGTAAACTAGAGGGAAATTGAGAGAGAAGGGTAGAGGTTGACGGAGGTCAATACTTAAGGCCTTCTACTGTTCTCTCTAGTCATGTGAATTATAACCGTTTGGGACAATGTGTGCAAGACAAAAACATGCACATTTCCTAATTACCTTTGAAGTTTCCAATAATATCCAAACTCACATATGTAAAATTTAGTCTCATCGTTAATAGTGTTGGTATGTCACGTTAAGCGCTGATATAGAGTTTCAAGTCAGTACATGGACAAATTGTTATATTATGCTATTACAAATATGTGGTTGTGTCCATCTTGTCCCatatcaaaaacaaattatccGCCAAAATATTCTTTCAAGAAATATCCATCTAACTTAATCAAAGGCTTACAACCTATTTTATATGAATCCAAGCatgcataaataaaatttgaattgtgGTGGGGACTGTGGAATACATTTTTACTGATCCTTGAATAGATATAGTGAAATATTCAAATTATAATAGCACTTCTCGTTGATATGATAAATATTGAAAACATCTGAAAATAATGATGCTTTTCAACTACTAGGCAAATGTTTAGCCGCAACTTATTTCCCAATCAAAGTTTTGTAAAGCTCAAACCAGATGTTACATATTGTTTTTGCCATTTAAGACCACATTTTTCAagctaattaaaacaaaaaacacaagcttatgataaataaataaaaaaatagtataatccTATTGCAGAAAATGAGATTCAACCACCATCCTCTACAAACAATAATAAAGCCACGTAAAAGGTAATTCAGTCATTTTAGCAAGCATAAACAGACAATTTGTAACCACCGCCAAAGAATGGAGAATAAGAGCATTACTTCGATTCAAATATCATTAGGATCAATGTTTAGGGCATGATGAATAAATCAAAAAATAGGACAGTTCACACCACACTTTCAACCACAATTCCCATCAGGAGTAAGAGGATTACTTTGAATATTTCACTCCATAACATTTCACATTTTCTACGCATGCTTGAATGCATATAAAATAGGGTTTAAGACAATAGGCGATTGAGTTAGATGGATGTGTCTAGAAAGAATATTCGAGTGGCCAACTTATTTCTTATGTGGGACAAGATGGAAACAACCACATATTTGTAATAGCATATGCTTGGGAATGTAGAAAACAAAGAGAATTTGAAGTGGTTTTTAACACTTTTGCATGAATGAAACTTAATTTCAAACATGTAAAAGGTAATAAATAACAGTTAAACATGTTCTTTTAGTTTTTAGCATTTATTTGACAGTATCAGAGATCAATTTGATAGTGAGTTACATAATTCATGGACCAActtgatttttaatgaataatttaaaGATCGATTTGATAGTGTAACAATTTGTAAtgacttttattttataaaaaaaaaaaaatcaaaattttatgtgtATGGAAGCTGacttttatttcataaaaaaatcaaaatttgacgAGTGGACTAAATTAATTGAACATTATTAAAATCAGGGGCGTTCTAACTATTTCAATTAATATATGAAGATAAAATTGATCGATTTGTGCAAATTCAAGGACCAAAAAGATATCACACCAAAAGAAGGTAAAGAAAGACTAGCATGATGTGATGAAATTCTTTATAGGATGTTTAGGACATGAAAACACGACACTTAAAAGACTAAGAATTTAAATTActtcattgttataatttttcaaaattttcattttagtcctccaaattttttcaattgaccccaataaatttccaaaaaattgcaaattgaccctcaaatttttcaaaaattacaaTATGACCGCTCagttatttcaaaagttataaattaactcctactttcaattttcaaatttgaccccaaaaaaatgaaatttataaaaattgtctAAAGATGATGacaactaaattttttattatttcatccAAACAAGAATATTTAGAAATGAagtcaatttaattaaattctaaattctttaaaatttctcaattatcCCATTCAAACACACTCTtcaagaaattgaaagaaaaaaattgtaggATGTTAAAATCCACGATTGTAAATTTGCAACATTCAAGCCTCCTTGGACAAAACACactctaattattatttttttcaaagccaaaactagttacaaacccgtgcttcgcacgggttcaataacgtattcgataaaaaatttctttgaaagaagagatgttaaaacgacgaAACATTGTgcttcatcataaaatatgtatgggctgattaagagagaatataatcagtttatgagattatgaattgaaataatatttaggatggaaacaattggaaccaataaaggaaccaatgatgtgtgaattatgattacatattatccaaaattataaaaaagagtgttgttgttatagagttaccaaaaaagaATTGATATCCATATTTACATCagatgaaatcaagcaaagaagtagcatcggtgagtgaagataatctagtttaggattagagttaaggtgatctgttgaaagagcggatcatgaacaccaaatctttatttgggaacgacttgaacgtgcatatttttaggtggcttctctagattaaaattagcttatcacctacctctaacatatgttctcggcaaaaGTTGAACCATTGACCGCCTATGTATTTTTCATAACTTGCTCTCTTTCCCattatcaagcgacacttatacattttttgagcttgtttgctaatgagtgtgattgttttccgtgttccttttagaaatgtccttgatatctcatttgggaAGTGTTAGGTgcaaaacaaattgcagtgcTAATtagatgttatatatataattacatttctaaaacatttaccaaagcattataaagatttgctGTACGAAAAGAGCATGTTCTATCTTGTTCAAGAGATtatgaaaacaacattataattaacatgatacttaTTGGAACAATGAAGaaaccaacaatgtgcagattaacgttacataatagttaagtttataaaagagactacaagtgtcatagactaaccaaaaaaggatttttgccaatatttacatcagacaaaatgaaaagaacaaatggcatccaaaagtcaagatagtttatgattacagtccaaagcgatatgtcaaaatagtagaagttcaaatagttcagcagcaaagatctactttggaacaactcgaacgtGCAAGTTCATCGGTGACTTTTCAAGATCAATGATGAGCTTACTACCTTCTTCCTTCACACTttctctgcagaaattgaaccactgcccaCCCAAGTATGTTTCATAgttgttacatcaactatattcctactgcataaggaaagacatctttcaggtcattatcaaacttatacaaaatcatatcatctgatgctgacaaattagaaaataataccttttatctttcaacacaatgtTCGTACACAGTTTCTTTCCAGTCCCAATTGGCGttgtcttgacaatctcatgaagaagcccgatgatttctttaaaaaaaattacatatataagaacattataatcgaagaaaacaaataaattaattaaagcacATAACTATACCATATAAAACTTCAGTTTTGAATTTTCCATCTTGAATTTCCTTAAATGACTTAAAGCGAAATTCATGAGTAAGAACGTTAGTTAACTTGTCATACTTCTGCACCTTTGTACCACAACCAAAAACAACCTTAAATGGATTAAATGCAATGTCATTATCAAACACATGACAATTATACAAAGTATAAGTCTAGTTTTCCTTGACCAAAGCCTTCCAATGCTCCAATTCTCTATATCgagttattacatgaactcgatcaccctaaatccaaaaaagaaaccaaaaaatataaataaatcaaaatgtacactaataagtaacattgataaatcacaaaggaaattacaacaaatcttaactaactcatctaacctttgcatcacaaataatgagcttcatatgttgattctcattactaccagtcacaatccaagaatccagcactccaaatcctattttccaaatgtccaaatcatttttgagatccttaatgtagtcataatcccTTGACATTGAAAGTCCTATAtagaaatacaataatacatcatttaattttattcccttttttcattctgatatcgaaagaagctaacaaatttctatgtgatcaatttttgtatcatcaaatcaacctgatcttaaatgcacaaatttcTATTTCATCAACTTTTTAGACCTCAATGATATCaccaaaacaaatttacacCAATCAACTTTCGTACGGCTCAATGATATAGGAAAGAATAAACCAAATATGGAAACTGTTACAGCTTTAGgattactcacaaaaactaaaataacccacatgcatagtttttttttcaactacagtaccagaagctaaaataacaacaattgtgtcaaaaccttaccatgaactaaaattcaatcatcatgACCTCTACTGTACTCCACATTACAAAGGAAGATTTTTCTACAGTCATGCAACATAACAATTTCTGGTACATAATCCactaacaattgaaaaaaaaaaacaaaacccttAAAATGCAGAATTgcgaaaaaaggaagaaaaccacctatgatgaagcaaaaactaaaacagTGTTGAAAAATGAACCACTCAAGCCATAAAATCAGTCAACTCAAGTCATGTATGGTCTCATAAccatgaaaaaaggaagaaaatgacctcttatgaagaagaaagtgaaacagTGTTCCCAGCTGAACTTAGATACCGTTTGACCAAGGTTTTTTACGGTCTAAAAGTTACttgaaaataaagttaaaataaaggcctttaagaaagaagctAAAGTTAtttggtttctttgtttttttagttttaaagctAATTTTAAGTTAAAcgttgtttgacaaaatattgtacaaactttgatttttttttattttttatggtgtccggggttcgcaCCTCGGACTTGgcatatttatgcattgttcctatcatctgagctaaactcacgaggacaaaactttgaatttattatgaattaacataatacataaaaaatgtttaaaatatttctaaaggctaaaaatgtttaaaactaaaagatattttgttttacaaatactatatttactcaataacCTTTACTTTGTGTAACATGagtacaaatttgtatcatcttataaatgacttgttaaatatttgaataagaGAAACAATTTAAGGAGCCTgaaaatattaacataaataatatcaaaatagttgattttttctatttcaattatactatataacaaatttcgttataagaataccatattttttgtgtctttcaaaaagataagaatttatattatatgatattatatttgttacattgttggtttcatggaaaaatatatgtttagtttttttgaataagaaaaagatatgcattaaaaaaaataccttttttagtaagtacttaattgatattgtgtttgacctaacatttccttaaaaatgtaAAGAAGTTGAAAAATAGTCGgatcaaacggtatcttaatctacCACAAccgcaatgtagaagcaactgaatttggaagaaaaaattggaaaataatttaaaataaaaaaattggaaagtagttataagtttttaaaaatataaaaattggaaaatagttaaaaaaaaaatcggtgaggtagcactcaaccaagcaacactaaaaaaaatattatatgcattagcgtaacaaaaataCAGACAAacgaacataaaatattactctaaacgttaatgtgtgtatgtatatattcacgagtttgaagaaaggaaacaaatatatttggtatcattaaatgacagcgtgaataaaaatatttgtgaggttgtgatgattaaacgatattgaaattaaatatataagtgataaaaagataataaaatttctttgaaaaaagataataaaattaaatagaacctccttaaaaaattaaatggaacggttcaaaaaataaaataaaataaagttaaatggaagaaaaaaaaaacatattgaaatataatattaaaaaataaaacaaaaggttcccaacgtgagttgaaaagaggtgattgtgaaataaattatcgagaagtagttttttaaagtaacattcaaaaACTTTTGTCCAAAGCTCATTCGATTCAATTGTatgcattcaaaaaaattactttttttagtaagtacttaattgatactttgtttgacctaacttctctttaaaaatgtagagaagttggaaaaaagtcgggtcaaacgatacctctATCTCctacaacggcaatgtagaagcaaatgaatttgggagaaaaaattgaaaaatagttaaaaccataaaaatgggaaaaaaaaagttaaaagttataaaaattataaaataattaaaaaaaattgtgagggGTAAAATGGAAAATGCATCCATATAATGATGAGGTGGCACCAAACCAATTtctccaaataaaaataacctaAATGCCTTTCTAAAGGGCAAAAATGTAAAAGACAAGggattaatatttaatactccctccgtcccaaattgtatgacgttttgggcatttcacacatattaagaaatgtaattaatattgtgtgggaaagagatattatgagttgttttacaaaattatcctcaataaatgatatggaaaagataaatgaaggatttgaaagaagagaaggtaataaatagttaaggatataataggaaaaataacattaatttttcattggtattgtaaagcgacatataatttagaacaaatattttttttaaagtgacatacaTTTTGGGACGGATGGATTATATAATAAGTAGATTATCCTCAtcaattttttatgcattttatcCTTATCTTTCAGCTAGAGACTAATATAATGACAAAGTGCCCGACGGATATCCCAAGATTCATTTCTATGATGTGGAGCATCTATTCAAAATTTGGGTGAGGAAAAGTGTTGAACTAAGGTTAACTATTGGTTGACCTatagtttcttcaaatcaaatactaaaatttctgttctataatatttttgtCATGATCGGAGTTCGAACTTTGTCTCCtctatatatgtattttttgttttttcatctatctactaaaagaaaaatatttatatttataactcAAATATAAAAAGTTCACTTGTGATACAAAGTACAAACCATAAATATTGGAGTCTCTTTATTACGTGATTTTGAGTTTGACATTCTATCAATgtatatggaaaaaaaaaaaaaaaaaaaaaaaaaaaaaaaagaagacaaattTTACAATGAAAAGAAACACTTTTTCAACTTAAAAAATGTAGATAGCACAATTTTAAGAtaacatttctttttataattcttTGAACATTGTCATTTGGATattggttaacattttccttaatacAATTAAAACATCACCTACAAATTATTATTCTCCActttacattaattttaataatacataaacaaatagcaaaaaaagagtaaaatcatcattttttttgtcaagtagcttagTAGTTGGACAATTAACTTTGTAAAGTGAATAAATGAGATATCTTAGAACTTCAACTCCTATTTTCTATAATTGAGAGTTAAACTTACGGAGACattttattcatctttttttaattcacaTAAAATGATCAACCGGACAAATAttgtgaataaaataaaaaagaaagaagataaacttaaattattatcaagatcagttgataaaaattgattatttatggCTAATTCATTAATGCCAGCTCTTAATTTCTAACCAAGTCTATAGTGTCTGAAAGCTAGCATCGTGTTTATCTCTGAAAATCCAGAAATGGCAGCAACATTGCAAACTCCGCTCTATGCAGCTATCTCCTCTTCTCctgcatcatcatcatcatcatcatcttccatTCGAACAACAACATCATTCTCCTTCTTCCGTTCTACACCGCCACCAACTCTCCTCTTCAACTCCAAAAACTCCTTCTCTTTAATTCGCGCTTCCTCCACTGACACTGTTATCACTGAATTGGATGCTGTTTCCGCTTTCAGTGAGATCGTTCCAGATACCGTTATTTTCGATGATTTCCAAAAGTAACCTTCCTTCTTCTTACTTCTACTTCTttgcatttaattaattatcacgccggtaataatttaagaaaatgacataattgaatgtaattaacTGTGTTTGTGTCTGACACGTGTCAGACACAAGACATAtcttcaatcagaagtgtcaGGTGCTACGTAGATTTTATCTGATAAGTGATTATTCTCTATACTTCACAGGTTTCCTCCAACTGCTGCTACTGTTAGTTCATCACTGATTTTGGGGATATGTGGTCTTCCGGATACTATTTTTAGGGTTAGTTCAGTTCTTTCGAATCCAACATGTgcattttgatctgattttgAGTGAGTgagttgttttttaatttttaattattattctttgTAGAAGGCTGTGGAAATGGCTTTGGCTGATTCTGAATGTTATGGACTTCAAGATCCTAATGCAAGATTATCTTGTTTCGCCACCAAGgtgcttatttttttttccaatcatGTTAGGATTTGATAGTTGGTAATTCTTGACACTCGTTGACTAAATCATggaaattaagaaagttggtagtaatattaaatttgttgagGATTGATAATGTTTTACAAGTTTACGCTAGAATTAGTTTTTGTTTCCGTCATAGTGTTTATTACAGGTTAAGTGCAACATAATTATTGATatcttggtaaaaaaaaaattactgcagttgaaaaattaaaaggatTGTATTTCAGATGAAGTAGTAATAAGtagttttcttttaatcatcatttttttgGGGATTGATGTTGAAATTGTAGGCTTTAGTGAATGTTGGTAGTGACATGACAAAGCTTGTCCCTGGCCGTGTTTCAACTGAAGTGGATGCGCGTCTTGCTTATGACACACATGGCATTATCAGGAAGGTACTTGGTTCTGTTTTATGATACTCTTCAtgttaaaattatattgttATGCATCTTGAACATGAGATTATAATGTTAAGGTCTTCTCGAAGTTCATTGCGTTTTCTTTAGAGTTTTCAAATCAAAACTCTTCTAATGTTTCAGATTTACAAAGTTCAAATAAACTTGTCTACTCCATCTGTGAGTATGTGCGTGGTACCTCCCTAGTATAAATGTAAACAGTTCTGGTTTTGCTACCATATTTATGGAAAGGATAGTTTTCAGTTTATTGTGTCATTATCATGTGAACAATCCCCAAATTAAGAAGATAAGTATATGTATGTGTGCTTGTGTAAATTCTAAAGTGTGTACACAATTTGAATCTCTTGACAGCAAGTAGTTCTCAATCTGTTTAGGAACAAGCATTGCAGTTTTTGAACCCTCCTTAATactctacattttttttaagttccCGACAGCATTTAGTTGTTATTCTTTTTAGAAACAAGCTTTTCACAGTTTTTGAACCTCAATGCTTAACAAAATACACATGTCTTGTGCCTAGGTGGGATCTGATGCTACTGTTATCAATTTTACAGGTGCACGACCTGTTGAAGTTGTACAATGATAGTAATGTCCCTCATGAACGTCTGCTATTTAAAATTCCTTCAACATGGCAAGTGAGTAATTGAAAAAGTAGAATGGTAGTGCCAGATGAGTTCAGAAACTTTGGTACTTTACTTACTGCCCTCGTgccttgtttgtttttttattaagggAATAGAGGCTGCAAGATTGCTGGAATCAGAGGGCATACAAACACATTTGACTTTCGTTTACAGGTTGTTTTGCTTAGTATTTGAAAGAAAACTCTTGAGATCTATACAAGAAGGATGTCATATATGTTGTGCACATTGCTAAATATCTAGTGTCCCATTACTTTAAGGCATTGGTCGAAcattttttgcataaaattcTTTCTGGAATCCTCCTCATACATTGCATGCATTGTTACTAAATAACATGAATGATATGATGAGAATTTTGATAATATGTACAATTTTACTGTCGCTTTTCTAAACCCCAATTGAGTGACCATTTCCGATATAATCTCCGGTCTGGCATCTTTATTCGATTGCAATGATAATTTCCAGTCAGATATCTTTATTCTATTGCAATGATAATTCTTACTAGTTCATAATAGGTTGAGgttgtacatattagttttagAAATCGTAATTAAACTCAAATCCTAGTCTTTGAATGAAAAGCAATCCCCGACACGATGCCCTCTAatttggaattttattttttgaacggCCGAATTCGGAATTTTATGATTTGTTATTTTGCATTAAATGAAAATGGAATTATTTGCTTTGGCGAATATCATGTATTTGGGTATTCTAAACTAATGTGAAAATTTACcaattcatttataaaattcaaacatcTAAGTTTGTATCCTAGAATCTAGTGCAGTGCTGTATTCCCACTTGATATATACGATTTTTACTTTATTCGCATTTAAGTTTATGATAAAACATTATGCCGCCGAACCCCGCTTAGTGGGATAAAGTTTGGTTGCTATTGTTGTTGATTCGTGAAATGAGTTCTGTCACGTTAAAATTTCACATGATCTTGTCATAATGAGAACCGTGTTCATCTCAGTTTCTTCATAAACTTTAAATAGATGAGATCCTTTCAAAGTTTGTGAATATTTATGAAGAGAGAGATAGATACAAAATTTCTAATGATAAGTTcatgtaaaattttatcttgATGAGAATCCATTCCCATTTTATCCATTCCTAATCATTTTATGGACTGGTTTTATTCTTCAGCTTTGCCCAAGCTGCTGCTGCCGCTCAAGCTGGTGCTTCTGTTATTCAAATTTTTGTTGGCCGCGTCAGGGTATCTTCTATATATGTTTGATTGATGTCTGTCAGATAACATTTATTTGGGAATCTTATTTAAACTTTGTGCCATTTTTAGGACTGGGCGCGTAATCATTCTGGTGATAAAGAGATAGAATCTGCCAAgctaaatggagaggatcccgGGCTGGCATTGGTCTGTTGTTCAAAATGGCTTTTCCACTGATGTTTTTACTCTAATTAGATTTTAGATTTACTTTGgtgaaaataaattgataaagCTCTTGGTGAAAACTTAGAAATTGAGATGTGATACATTTTGTGGTCTAGTTTAAGTGAGAAATGTTGGTATGACTTGCGGGATCCATCTTAGTTTAGACAAGAATCAAAAGCCTAGGCTAGAAATTTATGTCAATTACTAATCAAGCTTATACCTGAAAGCATtactattattaatattattattgttattgttattgctattgttttagttattgttattgttattttatttcaggtcACAAAGGCTTACAATTATATTCACCAATATGGACATAAGTCAAAGTTGATGGCAGCAGCAGTTCGTAACAAGCAGGACCTATTTAGTCTTCTGGGGTATGTAAAGACTTCCATACAGTCATATCCAACTTAATTCCTCATTTAAGTTTAATTTAGACAATACCCTAATATTTTTGCTTTATATTGCTCGTCTAGGGTTGACTACATCATAGCTCCATTGAAGGTGTTGCAGTCTCTCAAAGAATCCGTTGCTTCTGGTGATGAGAAGTACTCTTTCGCTAGGAGGTTATCACCGCAGTCTGCTGACCGCTACATGTTTAGTGATGAAGAGGTTTGATTTCAGCCTCTAATATCTTTTGTTGCTCCCTTAATATTGTAGGAATTTCTTATTTGAACCTGCAAAATTGATATGGTATCGATATATCTCCACGCCATAGCTGCAAAACATAATGCCATGCCCCTTGGATCCTTCTGAGTTATATAATGGAAAGTCAAGAACCAGTTAGGTGAAGAgcaatttcaaaattcattttgCATTTGGggcttccttcaaaaaaaaaaaaaatcattttgcatTTGGGGCTGTTGGTTGTTACTCCCATAATAATTTATATGAGGGACAAGGAGGTCAGATTCCGTGACAGACTTTGACAAACATAACCCTTGATTGCCAAAgagtttttcattttatttatagatgACATGTTAACAAAACAATGCCAATTTTTTTAGTTCCCCGCCCGAAACAGAAAAACCAATATAGTCTTTGTTCACTTCCGAACTTCTGCATTCTGATGGATTATCAACTTCTATCTTTTTTCCCCTTTGTTTATCTCAAACACCCAGAGTTAAATATTCAGTTACATGACATTTCTCTTTCTTGGGTAGTAAGTTTTTGTCTcgtaaaatagtaaat harbors:
- the LOC11410681 gene encoding transaldolase isoform X2; this translates as MAATLQTPLYAAISSSPASSSSSSSSIRTTTSFSFFRSTPPPTLLFNSKNSFSLIRASSTDTVITELDAVSAFSEIVPDTVIFDDFQKFPPTAATVSSSLILGICGLPDTIFRAVEMALADSECYGLQDPNARLSCFATKALVNVGSDMTKLVPGRVSTEVDARLAYDTHGIIRKVHDLLKLYNDSNVPHERLLFKIPSTWQGIEAARLLESEGIQTHLTFVYSFAQAAAAAQAGASVIQIFVGRVRDWARNHSGDKEIESAKLNGEDPGLALVTKAYNYIHQYGHKSKLMAAAVRNKQDLFSLLGVDYIIAPLKVLQSLKESVASGDEKYSFARRLSPQSADRYMFSDEELVKWDQMSLTNAMGPAAVQLLTSGLDGYADQAKRVEDLFGKIWPPPNV
- the LOC11410681 gene encoding transaldolase isoform X1; this encodes MAATLQTPLYAAISSSPASSSSSSSSIRTTTSFSFFRSTPPPTLLFNSKNSFSLIRASSTDTVITELDAVSAFSEIVPDTVIFDDFQKFPPTAATVSSSLILGICGLPDTIFRKAVEMALADSECYGLQDPNARLSCFATKALVNVGSDMTKLVPGRVSTEVDARLAYDTHGIIRKVHDLLKLYNDSNVPHERLLFKIPSTWQGIEAARLLESEGIQTHLTFVYSFAQAAAAAQAGASVIQIFVGRVRDWARNHSGDKEIESAKLNGEDPGLALVTKAYNYIHQYGHKSKLMAAAVRNKQDLFSLLGVDYIIAPLKVLQSLKESVASGDEKYSFARRLSPQSADRYMFSDEELVKWDQMSLTNAMGPAAVQLLTSGLDGYADQAKRVEDLFGKIWPPPNV